The sequence CAGCACTAAGGAGAACGTTTTGTGTGCCGTAGGGTTGCCTGAATTGAGTCTGCTGATCAAGGTAACGTTCGGAAGCGATGATTCAATCAAAGGTGTACGGCTATTTATATGAAATAAAGGTGGTCATGTACCATCTTTTTTGATACTATTCAAAAGTATAACTTTGACATATACACTCTATTTATTGAGGGTGAAGACATGGCTTATTTAGCACTTTATCGTGAATGGCGCCCGAAATTGTTTAGAGATATAGTCGGACAAGAACATATCTCTAAGACGCTGCTTAATGCTCTAAAACAAGATAAAATTGCGCATGCCTACTTATTTAGTGGGCCAAGAGGTACGGGTAAAACGACTGCAGCGAAAATTTTAGCCAAGGCATTGAATTGCGAACAACGTGATGGTCAGGAACCTTGTAATAAATGCTCTTCCTGTATTAGTATTGATCAGGGCTTAGCCATGGAAGTTTTCGAGATTGATGCAGCCTCTAATCGTGGTATTAATGAAATTCGAGATTTACGCGAAAATATTAAGTTAAGTTCAATTCAAGGTAAACATAAGGTTTATATAATTGATGAAGTACATATGCTGACGACAGAGGCCTTTAATGCTTTACTTAAAACTTTGGAAGAACCTCCTCCGAAGGTTGTTTTTATTCTAGCAACCACCGAAGTTCAGAAAATCCCTTTAACAATCTTATCCCGGGTCCAACGTTTTGAATTCCATCGAATTTCAATTGAAGGTATTCAAAAGAGATTGACTGAGGTCTGTACTTTTTTAAAGCGGGAAGTTAATCCCAATGCACTGGTAGTTATTGCTCAGAAATCTGAGGGAGGACTTCGAGATGCGTTAAGTATCTTAGATCAATGTCTTCTTCAAGAGGGTTCAATAGGGGTAGAAGAAGTATATTTGGTTCTAGGTATGGTTGGTGAAACCTATAGTTCAAAATTAGTCGATGAACTTGCTTCGGATGATTATGCTAAGTGCATAAATTTTTTATCTGATGGTATTCAACAAGGGCGAGATCCTCGGCAAATTATTAGAGAACTCTTAGATTATTTACGTCAAATGCTGTTAACTGCCGCAACCGGCGAAACTCCTATGGTTGCACCACATATTCAAGAGCGGTTAATTAAACAGAGTAAACAAATTGGAATCTCTCGCATTTTGAAATGGATTTCGATACTTTTACAAGGAGAAGGTCAGCTTAAATACGCTTCTAATGCCAGATTAGCCGCGGAACTATTATTGGTGCAAACTATTTATGGAACTCAACATCAACAGTTAAATGGGCAAGAAGAGGTTTTACAAAGACTGTCTGCCCTCGAACAACAGATCCAAGGGGTATCTCCTCTCAATAAAGTTCCTCGTGAAGTGAAGTCACCTAAAATACCGAATACAGGTGTCTTAAATACTCTAAACAATGTAGTAAAAACAGAAGTAGTAGAGAACACTAGTAGTCTGGGGGAACAAGCATCCGATAGTAATTCTAAATTAACAATTAAAAGTATTCAAGATCGTTGGAATGATGTAATGGAGCAGGTCAAAAAACGCAAAAAGTCAACTCAAGCCTTTTTGATGGAAGGAAGACCTGTTCAACTTAAAGGTAATAATTTAGTAATTATTTTTCGAGAAGGATGTTCCTTTCATAAAGATAAAGTAAATCAGGCAGAAAATCGTAAGACTGTCGAAGAAGTCCTTAACCTGATGTTTGGTACAACATTGACATTACAAAATATCATGGAAAATGAATTCAAAACCATAGATGATCAGGATAACCAAGAGTTAAAAAACCAAGAACAGATTCTAATAGATAAAGCAAAAGACCTGTTTGGTTCTGATCTAATAGAGGTAAGAGAATAGATTTTTTCATAAAGCAACATTTTATTAATACACAGTGATTAATTATTTATTAACTTAAAGATTGGAAGTGTTTAAATTGGCAGGTTTTAAAGGTATGGGTGGCGGCATGGGTGGCAATATGAACCAGATGTTGAAGCAAGCTCAAAAAATGCAAGAAGAAATGGCTAGAATGCAAGAAGAGCTTCAGACCAGAACAGTAGATGCATCTTCCGGGGGCGGAATGGTTCAAGTTGTAGTGAGTGGGAAAATGGAATTAGTAGATTTAAAAATCAAACCGGAAGCTGTAGATCCTGAAGATGTAGAAATGCTTGAGGATTTGGTAAAAGCGGCCTTAAACGAAGGATTACGGAAAGCTCAAGAGATGACTAGCAATGAGATGGGTAAATTGACGGGCGGTTTAAAAATCCCCGGATTATTCTAGGTGTTCTATGGATTTCTTAAAATACCCCCAGCCTTTAGCGGAACTAATTAGCTCCTTATCTCGTTTACCTGGGATTGGACCCAAAACAGCAGGGAGGCTGGCTTTTTACCTTCTTCAACAACCACAAGTTTCGGAGGATCTAGCAAAGGCTATTGTTGTTGCGAACAGGGATATTCGGAAATGTTCGATTTGCTCAAATTTTACTGATCATGATCCTTGCGCAATTTGTAAAAATATGCAAAGAGATCTAACTGCTTTATGTGTCGTCGAGCATCCAAGAGATGTAGTATCGTTAGAAAAAACCGGGGAATTTAAAGGAATTTATCATGTACTCCATGGTGTACTCTCTCCAATGGATGGGATTGGACCGGAGCAATTGACAATTAATCAACTTTTAAGACGTTTAGAAGGAATTAAGGAAGTCGTTATGGCAATGAATCCCACTGTGGAAGGGGAAGCAACCGCTCTGTATTTGGCTCGATTGTTGAAACCAATGGGGATCAAAGTATCACGAATAGCTCACGGGTTACCTGTTGGCGGAGACTTAGAATATGCAGATGAAATAACTATTGCCCGTGCTCTAGAGGGCAGGAGAGATTTATAAGATCTTCTTTTCATAGAATAGCAATTAACAAATAACTGTTTACCTAAGCAGAATAATATTTAAAAATCTCGCAAGAAGCCACTTTTAAACGACGATACTCTCCAGTGGAGAGTATCGCCGAGGCGCAAGGTTGGTAAGATTACGCGGGTGCCGAGGATGAGTATCGCCGAGCGCAAGGTTGATAATATTACTTACTCGCCGAGGATGAGTATCACGCTATACACCGTTGTTAGATTTATTAAGGACACTCAGAACTCATTATAATTATAGACAGCAATGCTATATAAATAGAAGTCCTTTAGACTATATAGCAGCGATTAAGAATAGGATCAATACATTCTTAATAATTTGAATATTATAATTAATCATATTTCTGTATCATGGGTTGAAACAAAACAAATTTAATTGTGAAAAACAAAACATGTCATATATAGATTTTATTATTGACCGGTATATGAATTAAAGATATACTGTGACAAAGGGGACTATTCAGGCATGACCTGAATTTGTTCCCTCACCCTTTTTTTACACCAGTTTCGTAAAAATTCAATCTTTTCAAGGCCTGATTTCAATTATGTAATTAATTAATTACTTAATTAAGTAAGAAAGTTACTTAATTAATTTAAATAATTGAAAGAGGGATCGCCATAAGAAGAGTACCTAACCTATGATTCCAAAAAATTAAATTAATCACATGAGGAGGAAAAATTATGGCTAAAATGAAAACTATGGATGGGAATGAGGCAGCCGCTCACGCATCGTATGCTTTTACAGAAGTTGCAACTATTTTCCCCATCACCCCTTCATCAACCATGGCTGAATTAGTTGACGAGTGGGCGGCCCACGGACGAAAAAACATTTTCGGACAAACTGTGAAAGTTGTTGAGATGCAATCTGAGGCCGGTGCTGCAGGTGCAGTTCATGGCTCCCTACAGGCTGGGGCTCTGACCACTACATATACCGCTTCACAAGGATTACTCTTAATGATCCCTAATATGTACAAAATTGCTGGAGAATTACTTCCGAGTGTATTCCATGTCAGTGCTCGTGCCTTAGCAACTCATGCACTCTCTATTTTCGGAGATCATCAGGACGTTATGTCAGTACGTGCAACAGGTTTTGCAGAACTTTCTTCTCACAATGTACAGGAAGCCTTAGATTTAGGCTTTATAGCTCATCTTGCAACTGTAAAGTCCAGAGTTCCGTTCCTTCATTTCTTTGATGGATTCCGTACTTCTCATGAAATTCAAAAAATTGAAGTTCCAGAGTACGAAGAGGTTGGTCAACTCTTAGATATGGACGAAGTTCAGGCTTTTCGTGACAGAGCATTAAATCCTGAGCGCCCTGTTCTACGTGGAACAGCGCAAAACCCAGATATTTACTTCCAAGGTCGGGAAGCTTCAAACCGTTTTTATGACGCCATTCCTGACATTGTTGAACATTATATGCAAGAGTACAAAAAGCTGACAGGTAGAGAATACCATCCATTCCAATACTATGGCGCAGATGATGCTGAATATGTCATCATAGCCATGGGTTCCATTTGCGATACTATTGAGGAAACTATCGACTACTTAATGGCTAAAGGAGAAAAGGTTGGCGTTGTAAAAGTTCATTTATACCGTCCATTCTCCAGTGAATACTTCTTTAAAGCATTGCCAAAAACTGTTAAGAAAATTGCCGTACTTGATCGTACAAAAGAGCCCGGCTCTTTAGGCGAACCATTATATCTTGATGTTAATGAACTTTTCTATACCAGTGATCTCAAACCTGTTATTGTTGGAGGGCGTTATGGTTTAGGTTCTAAAGATACCACCCCTTCCCAAGTACTGGCTGTCTATAAAAACCTCAAATTGGAACAACCTAAGAATGGCTTCACCATCGGTATCATTGATGATGTAACTAATACATCCTTACCGGAAGACGAAATCATCGATACTGCGCCAGAAGGGACTATTTCCTGTAAATTCTGGGGTCTGGGTGCTGATGGTACAGTTGGAGCCAATAAACAAGCAATTAAGATTATTGGAGATCATACCAAGCTTTATGCCCAAGCATACTTCCAATACGACAGTAAAAAATCTGGCGGAATTACAGTTTCTCATCTTCGCTTTGGCAAAAAACAGATTAAATCCCCTTACTATGTGACAGGAACTAATTACATTGCATGTCACAACCAAACTTACGTTTACCAATATGACCTCTTAAAAGGCCTTAAACAAGGCGGAAGCTTTGTTTTGAATTGCCAGTGGACACCGGAAGAGTTGGATCAAAAACTACCTGCATCCATGAAAAAAGCTTTAGCAAAGAATAAGGTTAACCTCTATATCATTGATGCTGTATCAATTGCACGAAAAATCGGACTTGGAAACCGTATTAATATGATTATGCAAGCCGCTTTCTTTAAGCTTGCTAATGTTATTCCTGTTGAAGAAGCTGTCGATTATCTCAAAGCATCTGTGGTAAAAACCTATGGCAAGAAAGGTCAAAATATTGTTGACATGAATACTGCCGCGATTGACATGGGTGTAACATCCCTCGTCAAGGTTGATATTCCAGCTGTTTGGGAAAATGCAGACAATGCCCAGGCTGAGGCTGCTGCAGCAGTTGATGAACCGGATTTTGTCAAAAACATTCTACGCCCGATGAACGCATTAGAGGGAGATAGTCTTCCTGTCAGCACCTTCATAGGTCGTGAAGATGGAACTTTCCCTGTAGGAACCACCAGCTTTGAAAAGCGTGGTATTGGTGTAATCGTACCGGAATGGCAAATTGATAATTGTATCCAATGTAATCAATGCTCTTATGTTTGCCCTCATGCAGCAATTCGCCCCTTCTTATTTAATGAAGAAGAAGCAAAAAGTGCTCCGGAAACCTTTGTAGGTAAGAAAGCTATTGGTAAGGAAGCAGCTGGCTTGCAATTCCGTGTTCAAGTAAGTGCTTTAGATTGTACCGGTTGTGGAAACTGTGCGGAAGTTTGCCCGGCTAAAGTAAAGGCTTTGGTTATGAAACCTGCCGCAGAGCAAACTGAGCAACAAGTTGCCAACTGGGAATATGCTGTTACCCTGAAGAATAAGAGTAAGCTTTTTGATGTAACAACAGTTAAAGGTAGTCAATTTGCACAACCCTTACTAGAGTTCAATGGTGCTTGTCCGGGATGTGGAGAGACTGCTTACGTTAAACTCATTACCCAATTATATGGAGATCGTATGATGATTTCCAATGCAACCGGTTGTAGTTCGATTTGGGGTGGAAGTGCTCCAGCGGTTCCCTATACTACGAATGAGGACGGTAAAGGTCCTAGCTGGGCTAATTCCTTATTTGAAGATAACGCTGAATTCGGTTATGGTATGTATTTAGGCGTTCGTCAGAACCGCGAAAAGCTGTTTGACTTAATTACTGAAGCCTTAGAAATGGATATTAGTGCAGATCTAAAAGAAGCATTCCAAGATTGGCTGGCCGGTTGGGATGATG comes from Desulfosporosinus meridiei DSM 13257 and encodes:
- the dnaX gene encoding DNA polymerase III subunit gamma/tau, with amino-acid sequence MAYLALYREWRPKLFRDIVGQEHISKTLLNALKQDKIAHAYLFSGPRGTGKTTAAKILAKALNCEQRDGQEPCNKCSSCISIDQGLAMEVFEIDAASNRGINEIRDLRENIKLSSIQGKHKVYIIDEVHMLTTEAFNALLKTLEEPPPKVVFILATTEVQKIPLTILSRVQRFEFHRISIEGIQKRLTEVCTFLKREVNPNALVVIAQKSEGGLRDALSILDQCLLQEGSIGVEEVYLVLGMVGETYSSKLVDELASDDYAKCINFLSDGIQQGRDPRQIIRELLDYLRQMLLTAATGETPMVAPHIQERLIKQSKQIGISRILKWISILLQGEGQLKYASNARLAAELLLVQTIYGTQHQQLNGQEEVLQRLSALEQQIQGVSPLNKVPREVKSPKIPNTGVLNTLNNVVKTEVVENTSSLGEQASDSNSKLTIKSIQDRWNDVMEQVKKRKKSTQAFLMEGRPVQLKGNNLVIIFREGCSFHKDKVNQAENRKTVEEVLNLMFGTTLTLQNIMENEFKTIDDQDNQELKNQEQILIDKAKDLFGSDLIEVRE
- a CDS encoding YbaB/EbfC family nucleoid-associated protein; amino-acid sequence: MGGGMGGNMNQMLKQAQKMQEEMARMQEELQTRTVDASSGGGMVQVVVSGKMELVDLKIKPEAVDPEDVEMLEDLVKAALNEGLRKAQEMTSNEMGKLTGGLKIPGLF
- the recR gene encoding recombination mediator RecR translates to MDFLKYPQPLAELISSLSRLPGIGPKTAGRLAFYLLQQPQVSEDLAKAIVVANRDIRKCSICSNFTDHDPCAICKNMQRDLTALCVVEHPRDVVSLEKTGEFKGIYHVLHGVLSPMDGIGPEQLTINQLLRRLEGIKEVVMAMNPTVEGEATALYLARLLKPMGIKVSRIAHGLPVGGDLEYADEITIARALEGRRDL
- the nifJ gene encoding pyruvate:ferredoxin (flavodoxin) oxidoreductase, with amino-acid sequence MAKMKTMDGNEAAAHASYAFTEVATIFPITPSSTMAELVDEWAAHGRKNIFGQTVKVVEMQSEAGAAGAVHGSLQAGALTTTYTASQGLLLMIPNMYKIAGELLPSVFHVSARALATHALSIFGDHQDVMSVRATGFAELSSHNVQEALDLGFIAHLATVKSRVPFLHFFDGFRTSHEIQKIEVPEYEEVGQLLDMDEVQAFRDRALNPERPVLRGTAQNPDIYFQGREASNRFYDAIPDIVEHYMQEYKKLTGREYHPFQYYGADDAEYVIIAMGSICDTIEETIDYLMAKGEKVGVVKVHLYRPFSSEYFFKALPKTVKKIAVLDRTKEPGSLGEPLYLDVNELFYTSDLKPVIVGGRYGLGSKDTTPSQVLAVYKNLKLEQPKNGFTIGIIDDVTNTSLPEDEIIDTAPEGTISCKFWGLGADGTVGANKQAIKIIGDHTKLYAQAYFQYDSKKSGGITVSHLRFGKKQIKSPYYVTGTNYIACHNQTYVYQYDLLKGLKQGGSFVLNCQWTPEELDQKLPASMKKALAKNKVNLYIIDAVSIARKIGLGNRINMIMQAAFFKLANVIPVEEAVDYLKASVVKTYGKKGQNIVDMNTAAIDMGVTSLVKVDIPAVWENADNAQAEAAAAVDEPDFVKNILRPMNALEGDSLPVSTFIGREDGTFPVGTTSFEKRGIGVIVPEWQIDNCIQCNQCSYVCPHAAIRPFLFNEEEAKSAPETFVGKKAIGKEAAGLQFRVQVSALDCTGCGNCAEVCPAKVKALVMKPAAEQTEQQVANWEYAVTLKNKSKLFDVTTVKGSQFAQPLLEFNGACPGCGETAYVKLITQLYGDRMMISNATGCSSIWGGSAPAVPYTTNEDGKGPSWANSLFEDNAEFGYGMYLGVRQNREKLFDLITEALEMDISADLKEAFQDWLAGWDDADASKAAAAKILAGLSGYTGDNKVIAEILAKKDHLIKKSQWILGGDGWAYDIGFGGLDHVLASGDDVNIFVMDTEVYSNTGGQSSKSTPRAAVAKFAAAGKKIRKKDLGMIAMSYGYVYVAQIALGANMAQTIKVIKEAEAYKGPSLIIAYAPCINHGLKSGMTKSVQEQKKAVDAGYWHLYHFNPDLIDQGKNPFSLDSKEPSASFRDFIMGEVRYSSLLNTFPESAEELFVGAEKYAKVRYESYKRLAEQKWD